CTTGATCCTTGTTGATGTCCACACATCACTGAGTGCACACTTTGACCCCAACCAAGTCAGGTTACCACTGATCCCAGTCAGATGCCTCTTGTTCACTGGGAGCCTTGTATGCAGGCTCTTGTCAAATGACTGGGATCATGTGCTTATGGATCCACATGCTAAGGTTTAAAGtttgtccatgtttttttaatcttttttcctgattctggagccccgcccacatcttCCACTGGTAACTCGACCCATAGGGACATCTGACCTCGTCCTCTGTCCTTTccttatatcagtggttctcaaccctcTTTCAGGGGTAAAATCCCTTTTCATTATTGGGGGAACATTAGACGGTACATTTTTACAGAGCAATTCCTGAGGGGGACATTAAACTAAAGGCAATCagaatgtttttgttaagctaaagaatacacaaacctttaAACAAATTATAAAGTGCAAATGAGAAGGCCACAAAACTATAGTATATGAAACAGGACTATGAACTACATAGCCAGTATAAAAGCATCTGATGtgaaaatgaatgtaaaaactgttgattttaattggggggtataatatttcaattgctaaaattgtcaatgtagtaagtaagtaatgctTATTTCTATAGTACCATtcacagaggtcacaaagtgttttacatatcaactcattcacactcacacactggaacagagctgccatgtaaggcgctagtcaaccactgggagcaacttggggttcagtgtcttgcccaaggatacTTCGACACACAGCCCGGTATAGACCGGGATCGATCCCCAATCCTCTGATTAGATgttgtttaaacgctctgagcaggtgaagctgattaaagctgactcgtgttttcacggagcgccgCTGCATTTGACAAGAAACAGATTTTATGGGGCCcgatacattttcactacaggtaccctttaaaacAGAAGAACCTCCGACCAACCCGTTTACAAATGGGAGGAACAGTGAAAGTTAAATACTGAGTAATAGATAAGTTGAGGTaaataggacaaaaaaaacatttcaaatatgGCAGTATGTTAAAATGATTACAAAGGAtgtcctgatcacatgatcagaaATCGGGCCCGATCACGTGGTTTCAGACTCGATCGGAATCGGACGTCATCTCCCGATCAGGACtcagatatatatgtatatttattatcattatagtgGTGGggggtataccggttcataccaaataccatttttaatagggatgtaatgattcactcaactcccgatacgattctcacgatttattttacaaaatgggactgtggacaaacgatgactgaaaaatttgaaaatatttgaaaaatgatTTCATAAGCAGCTTAATACTGTACATGCTCTGCACctgcaatgccaacaaaatgaagttgtcatacttttcattaagaaaaacatgcattttaatctgtgaaactaaatgaggagagTCAGCATTAAGAGTGCAGttcctaaaagcacattactgtccttactttacagcactgtggcacttttattttcttatttgttaacaagcctgttgggtattttaagatgaggcactattcatttttatattaaaaatttttatttaatcttgtaCTGAAgtctaaagtgatttttttttaattaattatttgctTGATTGTTCAAGCTACGTCACAGAAGTGCTTTgtttagggttaaaataaggtgaataaaataaataagggacatcctggatctgtttttttgctctttttttaatgtattatagaagtatTGAATTGGGACTCCATCCcggccaattctcaaaatcaaaggactAGGAGGCAAAATAACCTGATTGGGACATTCCTAATGATTACATTTCTAAATAAAGAGTTTAACAAAACATTGAGAGAATTAAGATGCATGTTATATGTAATAAAACGAcaccacaaacaaaatgaatgagCTACTTACGTTCAGATGGACAAGCCCCCAGTCTGTCAAGACTGGTTCAAGGAGGTGACAGTAGACGAGGCATTGAAGGCATAAATGTGATCAGATGCCGTTTATTTACAAAACTGTGCAGAAACAGTAAGAGAGAGTTCAACAGGGTGGAGGTGGATTGGAGTAGAGCAGGCAGCTGCACACAGGTGTCTCCACTCTCCAATCAGGGGTGGACCAACTGTCACCCAGTGGAGAACCTGCACAGAGGAGGAAAAGGGAGGAGCAACTGGTGGAGACAGACTGATCCCCACCCAATAAGCATTAGGAtctcccgatacaactttttcactttcgatatgataccaatattgcagccttgcgtatcagccgataccgatattgatccgatacagtatcagcatgaatcatacagtacatatttgacttgttttgtagtgtggaatgttagaaaaggtttgatcatgtgatgtaactcaaacagagaacaatggtcagcaacagtaggttactgtGTTGAatgtgaaccacagtcatctATGGATAGAAGAGCTGGAGCGGAAAATTgtatcggagagcttatatcggtgattttagatgcagtccgttaaatccgatattcgttttctggctgatgttggaccgatatcaatatcgcatcgggacacctctaataaGCATTCTTACTTACTTATAGTGTGAAACAATTTGAAGACTGATAGAGAGGATTTAAACAAGAGTATAAACATTTTGATATATAATCAATATGTGGTTTAAAGTTGAATTTAGGGTCCAGCCACGTTCCCAGATATTTGACAGAGTTCTATCTTGTGTTGTTGTAGTACTTCCAGGATCGCCTTAACGGGACCGAATGGAGCAACGGCACGGTCGTGGAGGGTAAAAAGTATCACTTCAACAACTGGATGACACTGCTGTCCCAGCTGCCCTTGCTGCTCTTCACTCTGCTCAACTCCTTCCTGTACCAGAGGTCAGTCACTGGACCTGCATGCCCCAGGGGATTCTGGGAGTATCCCTTAGCAACTGCTCGTCAATCATCCGCTAATGTGTGTGGCTGCGTTTCAGGATCTCGGAGGCCGTACGCATCGCCGGCAGCCTCGTcttcatcctgctgctcttcatCCTCACCGCAGTATTGGTCACTGTGGACATGGACCTGGACCCCTTCTTCTCCGTCACCATGGCGACCATCTGGTTTATTAACTGTAAGTGTGTAcgtagaccaggggtcaccaacctttctgaaactcaTGAGCTACATTGGTTGCACTTCAGATTATACCTACACTTCTTAAATACCACAtttacacaatttcattttaattagatGACAAGATAATAAcaaaggctagcagtaacttataAAAGTAGGAAATAATTCCACCAAGTTcttcttgtcttctttttaaataatatgttatggtttaatttattcagactatttttcacatcaaagcgatcagcaaacGACTTTGAAgaggactggcagttgacagtcgaaacatgtcagatcaaagtacatatcctgaaaaacagttgtttgaataaatgaaaccataacatactaaaggtaggaaatgttgaggtttcaacattagaaacactttatttgaatttgtttcttttttcagtctgTATTCTTTCCTTATCGCCTTCTTTATAGACGTGTTGATTGAGAGTATTTGTGTTTTAGAGATTTTTAGAGAGTAACCTGAGAGAGAGCCGAAATCATTTAACGTTTCCATCACTTTAGGGAGTGTCTCATTAGGGTTTTGAAGGTATAAAATTACGTCATCAGCAAAAAGTCCAATTTTGTGTTCCTCTTTAGCTAAATTGATTCCATTTGTATCTTTATGTTGTCTAATGGCCTGGGCCAGGGGCTCTATGAATATTGCGAAAAGAGTAGGACTTAAGCAACAACCCTGGCGAGTACCTCTATACAGTCTAAAATTATTTGTAAGGTGTCCGTTGATTTTAATTCTAGCAGTTGGTTCACTATACAGCGCCTGAATGCACTTGTTGAATTTGGTGTTGAAGCCCATTCTTTCTAGTACGTTTCTTAAAAATTTCCAGCTCACTTTATCGAAGGCTTTTTCAGCGTCTAGACTCATCACTGCTGCACTGATTTGTTCTTTGTTAATATGTTCTATTATATTTAAAGTTCGTCTTATATTATCTTGAGTTTGGCGCCCTTTAATAAAGCCTGCCTGGTCTTCGTCTATTTAAACAGGTAGAAAGTGTTCTATTCTTTTTGATAAAAttgatgtaaatattttatagtCAACATTCAACATTGATATTGTGcggtaagaaataaaaatctgGGAACTTGTATTACACAAGCCACAAACAAACTTTATGAAACAAACTacactaaaataaatgacaaaatacaaaatgacttatcACAATGGACGGCACTATCCTTAGATTTCAGCGCTAGaattgaaactataaaaatgaatgtgttGCCAAcgttattgtttcttttttcagctttACCAATCAGATACCAGAATCTCAATTCATAGCCTGgaataaacaaatctcaaaaTTTATTTGGGCAAGAAAGAAACCAAGGGTTAAATTTCCAACTTTACATCTGAACAAAGATAGAGGTGGACTGTCACTACCAAACCTGAAGGAGTATTATTTAGCTGCTCAGATGAGATACATTGTCTGCTGGTGCTCTCCAGATTATCAGGCTAAATGGAAACAAATTGACTTAAACACGGGCCAATCCCAACCACAAACCCTGATAGGTgagacagaaataaaatgaatgggTGCTAATGGTATTGTAGAACACACACTAAAATTATGGAAAATGATAAGGAAAAAATATAACTTGGAAAATGACTGTAAACTACTAATCTGGCCTTCCCAAACACTTCGAttcacaacagcaaaaatagatGATACTTTTAATAAATGGAGCGATAAAGGGATAACTGCGTTATGCACAATGATGGAAGATAGAAcacctaaaacattaaaatcatttgaCAATCTTAAAAAAGAATTTGATTTAGAAAATGGCGATTTCTATAGATATCTACAGATAAGAACATTTTTTTGATACTGAAATCAGAAAAGAGCTTTCAGCAGGAAACGAATTAATAGAAATCATAATACAAGCATACAAAGCCACTCCCTTTAAAACTGTATAAAAGCCTAAAACAAAATGGATCCAacactttttatataaaacaaaagtggGAAAGGGAGTTAAATATGACGATATCTGAGGATGAGTGGTACAGCATGTGCGATACGCAGCACACCTCCACCAGCTCAAGGAGATGGCGGGAATTTGGCTGGAAGAACTTGGTACGTTTCTTTATAACACCactaatttttaaagaaaacactgAAATGTGAACAGCTGTGCTGGAGGGGCTGTGGGCAGGCGGATGCTGACCACTCACACATCTTCTGGTTATGTCcaaaaataaaagccttttGGAGGGAAGTTATCCAAGTAATGGGAGATGTACTGTGTTGTACTATTCCTGTGGACCCTGTCGTTTACCTTGGCCTTGTACCGGTTGAAGTCATCTCCAAAAGTGATAtctatctttttaaaataatgacaattgCAGCGAGAAAGAATATTACCAAAAACTGGATGAAAGTTGACCCACCAACAGTGACTCAATGGACAAATACACTGGAGGAAATATATGTAATGGAGAAATGGACTCATTATCTAAGAAACCAGTCGAGACATTTTGGGAAACGCTGGACAAAATGGATTGATTACAGGACAAAGGACTGAATTTTCACAAGGAGCACTACCcccctaatttatttattttctttttctttaattatttatttaaaaaaaattatttttgtgtgttttttcttccttgttGTCCATGTaatataaaattgtaaataaaaagtattaaaaaaaaaagaaacactttatctcttctaatttatgcaattttttttcattttcatgacatttttcaGAAAGCCCACCTTGcgtttttataaatatatcttatatataacataccactgacatACACCAGGTTAGATGGTTGATTTAATACTAAACCTTCATCATTAACTAcatctgtcaaatgtatttatctttgtgagtttaaaTCCTAGAAAGTTAATCAAATTTAGATAGAtgaagctcattggtgactagagctcctgagggtcCCTCTCATGGTTCatgagggctacctggtgcctgcgggcaccgtgttggggACCCCTGGCGTagatgctgatgatgatgatgatgttgtctCTGCAGCCTTTGGCGCCGTGGTGCAGGGCAGTCTGTTCGGCCTGGTGGGTCTATTGCCTCAGAAGTACAGTGCCGTCTTCATGAGCGGTCAGGGCCTCGCCGGAACCTTTGCCGCCATCGCCATGATACTCGCCATCGCCAGTGAGTCTTCCACACTCTGTTGCCTAGCGACAGAACACACagccaaccttttttttttcctaaagttTGTTTGTTCTTGAGGCGAGGCCGACCGGGAGACGGCAGCGCTGGGTTACTTCATCACGCCATGTGTCGGGACACTGATCACACTGTTGAGCTACATGCTGCTGCCACGCCTGGTCAGTGTGGCACACTACATTACCCACAATGCACTCATTTCAGCTCTGTTCAACCTAACGGTAATGTTagtgtttggtttggtttgcaGAGGTTTGCTCAGTTTTATCTGGACAAAAGCATCACGTATGAAGCAGGAACCACTGATGAGCTGCTGAAAGGTGAGACTTCACATTTagcattaattatttattattattccatcTACTTCCTTTGGCACATATTACATAACCATCTCAAAACCAattcaaacttttcaaactgCAAAATGTGCTGCCACTCAAATATAGAAGCAATCCCATAACAAAAAGATTATTGAGTAGTTGTAAAGTTTTAAAtcacatgtcagcatttagaataatgagcaatcagagcattaatacaggaaatgacaaaggctttcatctgtttttctggtctttttgtatttttttctcctttgatttttgtatattgttctttgtgttttgagaacatttttgtgtattttgtaatatatgttgtttggagtcattttttgtatttgtattgcaGTTTTGTGTGATCTTTTTGgagttttagtatttttgttggggttttctgtacttttctatatttttgtgcatttttgttagactttttcaatttatattattctgtcattttgtgtgtttttggatttattattgtgcatttactttgagggcctgcacaaaattagagcgAGCACCGCATGTGGTCCCCGAGCCGTTAGTtacccatgttttttttttgtaagtgtTTTAAGTTTTATGCAAAGTTGTCCCTGTTGATTTTCATTGGACAGGTGAGAAAATAAAATTTGACACTACAGCCAAAATCCATACAACATAAACACTTTTGTGCACCCACTaaagaaaataactttttttaatacataccggtataaaaaaagttatttcttCCCACTCAACCTTAGAAGAAAAAGACTAAATCACTAGAATACAAGCAAAAGTCTTCCTTAGCGATGCACAACTGCTTTGCTTTGTGTTCGAACTTTCATTCAGAAAATCTGTTAGATTTGATTAAGGAACCATTTGGTCTAATGTGAGCTAATAACAGGCTCCTCTGACAGAGGTTGATGTCTGTCTGCTTTAGTCTCGTTCAGTCAGTGAGCGTCTGTGTATCTAATCAGACAAAGACGGCCTCTGTGTGAGTGACACAGACTCTCCTGCTGATTGTTTGCACTCCCTCAGGACATGTTGGTAGGTCACTGTTTACATGGGAGGGGTTTAAATTTGTCTGCAGAAATCAGCGTGGTGGAAAACGGCAAAGTGAACGGTCACGCTAACGGATCGGCGCTGTCAAACACAGCCAAGGGCGGCAGTGGTCCCGAGGCTGAGGGACCGCCCAGTGCAGACCGCAGCACGCAGGCCTTCC
This window of the Gouania willdenowi chromosome 18, fGouWil2.1, whole genome shotgun sequence genome carries:
- the LOC114480284 gene encoding equilibrative nucleoside transporter 2-like isoform X2 → MKERTNAPPDRGYLVGIIFFILGLGTLLPWNFFMTASLYFQDRLNGTEWSNGTVVEGKKYHFNNWMTLLSQLPLLLFTLLNSFLYQRISEAVRIAGSLVFILLLFILTAVLVTVDMDLDPFFSVTMATIWFINSFGAVVQGSLFGLVGLLPQKYSAVFMSGQGLAGTFAAIAMILAIASEADRETAALGYFITPCVGTLITLLSYMLLPRLRFAQFYLDKSITYEAGTTDELLKEISVVENGKVNGHANGSALSNTAKGGSGPEAEGPPSADRSTQAFLSLEQMEKGGAKASVMEVFKKIWVMAFCVTLVFTVTLSVFPAVTADVKTSFSSPKWERFFISVCCFLIFNISDWVGRTITTVIQWPSKESRLFPVLVVSRVVFVPLLMLCNIQDRSFLPVYFSHDAVFSAIMTMFSLSSGYFVCLSMSYAPQLVESKDAETAGALMTFFLALGLSLGAALSFLLRALV